The following coding sequences lie in one Pempheris klunzingeri isolate RE-2024b chromosome 13, fPemKlu1.hap1, whole genome shotgun sequence genomic window:
- the soul3 gene encoding heme-binding protein soul3 has translation MDRGGCQMNGGGGGDRGRADTHGMITLEDLESFTEEELSDSGNGSLEEPGETMEEDEDPDRLLHYWQDVARGHQVEVSQDMAEPIQQLTTNNQGRSSREHIPFTLLARKEKCGELLYEKRQYEKGHWACITMREDTYEQSICYGFMKIMRYICGQNSTGNYLGMTLPIVTVVRTDENHSVVSHDVIVGYFLPVEHQAQPPQPQDNDIVIELWPATTVYTRGFTGPTNEVTIINQINAMAELLDSPAVCVNDSFIVAGFTNPAHSNRQNEIWFLERP, from the exons ATGGACCGAGGTGGCTGCCAAATGAatggcggtggcggcggcgaCCGCGGCAGAGCTGATACACACGGGATGATCACACTGGAGGACCTGGAGTCCTTCACGGAGGAAGAGCTGTCAGACTCCGGCAATGGCAGCCTGGAGGAGCCGGGAGAAACCATGGAGGAGGACGAAGACCCCGACCGGCTGCTGCATTACTGGCAGGACGTGGCGAGGGGACACCAAGTGGAAGTCTCTCAAG ATATGGCAGAACCCATTCAACAGCTAACCACCAACAACCAAGGACGCAGTAGCAGAGAACACATCCCTTTCACTTTACTCGCACGCAAAGAGAAG TGTGGGGAGCTGCTGTATGAGAAACGGCAATACGAAAAGGGCCACTGGGCTTGTATAACAATGCGTGAGGACACTTACGAGCAGAGCATCTGCTATGGTTTCATGAAGATAATGAGATACATATGTGGGCAGAACTCCACAG GCAACTACCTGGGCATGACGCTCCCCATCGTCACAGTGGTGCGCACAGATGAGAACCATTCTGTGGTCTCCCATGACGTGATTGTGGGGTATTTTCTCCCCGTTGAGCATCAAGCTCAGCCCCCACAACCTCAAGACAACGATATTGTTATTGAACTCTGGCCTGCCACTACTGTTTACACAAG GGGCTTTACTGGTCCCACCAATGAAGTGACCATCATTAATCAGATCAATGCCATGGCGGAGCTGCTAGactctcctgctgtgtgtgtcaacGACTCATTCATCGTGGCCGGCTTCACCAACCCCGCTCACAGCAACCGTCAGAATGAAATCTGGTTCCTAGAGCGACcctga